A region of Burkholderiales bacterium JOSHI_001 DNA encodes the following proteins:
- a CDS encoding doubled CXXCH domain protein (PFAM: Doubled CXXCH motif (Paired_CXXCH_1)~TIGRFAM: doubled CXXCH domain), which translates to MGTFKLWDRASASRSGLAALAAGLVVAVSGLSFSSDVAAQAAGGGITNTKHNLGTTPGGTGVNKFSGTAEICVFCHTPHGADTSASVPLWNRTLPAPGTFTTYDSLGTSTLDGKIAPVGSVSIACLSCHDGVTSMSAVINAPGSGLTGDAAWQAGTWTGANQVNGAIAPGLITNIGKDLKNDHPIGIQYGGGGITDTSPTAATRDPDFKTASSAVIGANRVWWVDTEAAPNNTRQKTDMLLYTRAAGAGSGYTGQSEPEPFVECASCHDPHTTNSTFLRISNAGSAVCLACHTK; encoded by the coding sequence ATGGGCACATTCAAGCTTTGGGATCGCGCAAGCGCCAGCCGTTCCGGCCTGGCCGCTTTGGCAGCGGGATTGGTGGTGGCGGTATCCGGCCTGAGCTTCAGCTCGGACGTGGCCGCCCAGGCCGCGGGCGGCGGCATCACCAACACGAAACACAACCTGGGCACCACGCCCGGCGGTACCGGTGTCAACAAGTTCAGTGGCACCGCTGAAATCTGCGTGTTCTGCCACACGCCTCACGGTGCCGACACCAGCGCGTCGGTCCCGCTGTGGAACCGCACCCTGCCGGCTCCGGGTACGTTCACCACCTATGACAGCCTGGGCACGTCCACCCTGGACGGCAAGATCGCACCGGTGGGTTCGGTGTCCATCGCCTGCCTGTCCTGCCACGACGGTGTCACGTCCATGAGCGCCGTGATCAACGCACCGGGCTCCGGCCTGACCGGCGACGCCGCCTGGCAAGCCGGCACCTGGACGGGTGCCAACCAGGTCAACGGCGCCATCGCGCCGGGGCTGATCACCAACATCGGCAAGGACCTGAAGAACGACCACCCGATCGGCATCCAGTACGGCGGCGGTGGCATCACCGACACGTCGCCCACGGCTGCCACCCGCGACCCGGACTTCAAGACCGCCTCCAGTGCCGTGATCGGCGCCAACCGCGTGTGGTGGGTCGACACCGAAGCCGCCCCGAACAACACCCGTCAGAAGACCGACATGCTGCTGTACACCCGTGCAGCCGGTGCGGGTTCAGGCTACACCGGCCAGTCCGAGCCGGAACCCTTCGTGGAATGCGCCAGCTGCCACGATCCGCACACCACCAACTCCACCTTCCTGCGCATTTCCAACGCGGGCAGCGCGGTGTGCCTGGCTTGCCACACGAAGTGA
- a CDS encoding PPIC-type PPIASE family protein (PFAM: PPIC-type PPIASE domain): protein MHANPSQSFRTPTGPRRWTGWGGLLLALGWAALFVAEARAAEPAEVFATVGDTVVLQKDFDAAFATAARNKFYHGKPPEGEVARLQREVADNLINDILLAKEAKRRKLQPDHAAVQKEIDVYEQRYKDSAMWQQNKAKLLPPLRAKLEDNTLLEQLKTSARNVGPATDAQVQAYYEQNKDKFTEPEQVKVSMILLKVDPASPQAKWDGALEEGAAIVKRLRNGADFAQLAHLHSGDASAAKGGQFDYLHRGMLPDAAQAAVDKLQPGTISDAVALLEGVAIFRLDDRKPAKLNPLSAVRQRAQDLLQRERGDQAWAALLAQLREQTPTKVNDTKLLPLAAAPAPAVGQAKASTVK, encoded by the coding sequence ATGCACGCCAACCCGTCCCAAAGCTTTCGCACGCCGACCGGCCCCAGGCGCTGGACCGGCTGGGGGGGGCTTTTGCTCGCACTGGGTTGGGCGGCGCTGTTCGTGGCCGAGGCGCGGGCTGCCGAGCCTGCTGAGGTGTTTGCCACCGTGGGCGACACGGTCGTGCTGCAGAAGGACTTCGACGCCGCCTTCGCCACCGCCGCGCGCAACAAGTTCTACCACGGCAAGCCGCCCGAGGGCGAAGTGGCCCGGCTGCAGCGCGAAGTGGCCGACAACCTGATCAATGACATCCTGCTGGCCAAGGAGGCCAAGCGCCGCAAGCTGCAACCCGACCATGCTGCGGTGCAAAAGGAAATCGACGTCTACGAGCAGCGCTACAAGGACAGCGCCATGTGGCAGCAGAACAAGGCCAAGCTGCTGCCCCCGCTGCGCGCCAAGCTGGAAGACAACACCCTGCTGGAACAGCTCAAGACCAGCGCGCGCAACGTGGGCCCGGCCACCGACGCCCAGGTGCAGGCCTATTACGAGCAGAACAAGGACAAGTTCACCGAACCGGAACAGGTGAAGGTGTCGATGATCCTGCTGAAGGTGGACCCGGCATCGCCCCAGGCCAAATGGGACGGGGCGCTGGAAGAAGGCGCCGCCATCGTCAAGCGCCTGCGCAATGGCGCCGACTTCGCGCAACTGGCCCACCTGCATTCCGGCGACGCGTCCGCGGCCAAGGGCGGCCAGTTCGACTACCTGCACCGCGGCATGCTGCCCGACGCGGCCCAGGCCGCCGTGGACAAGCTGCAGCCCGGCACCATCAGCGACGCGGTGGCCCTGCTCGAAGGCGTGGCCATCTTCCGGCTGGACGACCGCAAGCCGGCCAAGCTGAACCCCCTGTCCGCCGTGCGCCAGCGCGCCCAGGACCTGCTGCAGCGCGAGCGCGGCGACCAGGCCTGGGCGGCCCTGCTGGCCCAACTGCGCGAACAGACCCCCACCAAGGTCAACGACACCAAGCTGCTGCCGCTGGCCGCCGCGCCTGCGCCCGCCGTCGGTCAGGCCAAGGCCTCGACGGTGAAGTAG